Proteins encoded in a region of the Streptomyces sp. NBC_01298 genome:
- the hppD gene encoding 4-hydroxyphenylpyruvate dioxygenase, with protein MTETQPLDIAPSTAAKADPFPVKGMDAVVFAVGNAKQAAHFYSTAFGMKLVAYSGPENGTRETASYVLTNGAARFVLTSVIKASTDRGRFLAEHVADHGDGVVDLAIEVPDVKAAYAYAVEHGARGLDEPYELTDEHGTVRLAAIATYGQTRHTLVERGDYTGPYLPGFVSVAPMVEPPAKRTFQAIDHCVGNVELGRMNEWVAFYNKVMGFTNMKEFVGDDIATEYSALMSKVVADGTLKVKFPINEPAIAKKKSQIDEYLEFYGGAGVQHIALATNDIVRTVRAMRAAGVEFLNTPDSYYDTLGEWAGETRVPVEILRELKILVDRDEDGYLLQIFTKPVQDRPTVFFEMIERHGSMGFGKGNFKALFEAIEREQEKRGNL; from the coding sequence ATGACTGAGACCCAGCCGCTCGACATCGCGCCGTCCACCGCCGCCAAGGCCGATCCCTTCCCGGTCAAGGGCATGGACGCGGTCGTCTTCGCCGTAGGCAACGCCAAGCAGGCCGCGCACTTCTACTCGACCGCCTTCGGCATGAAGCTCGTCGCCTACTCCGGACCGGAGAACGGCACGCGCGAGACGGCCAGCTACGTCCTGACCAACGGCGCCGCGCGGTTCGTCCTCACCTCGGTCATCAAGGCCTCCACCGACCGCGGCCGCTTCCTCGCCGAGCACGTCGCCGACCACGGCGACGGCGTCGTCGACCTGGCGATCGAGGTCCCGGACGTGAAGGCGGCCTACGCCTACGCCGTCGAGCACGGCGCGCGCGGCCTGGACGAGCCGTACGAGCTCACCGACGAGCACGGCACGGTCCGGCTGGCGGCGATCGCCACCTACGGCCAGACCCGGCACACCCTGGTCGAGCGCGGCGACTACACCGGCCCGTACCTGCCCGGCTTCGTCTCCGTCGCCCCGATGGTCGAGCCCCCGGCCAAGCGCACCTTCCAGGCCATCGACCACTGCGTGGGCAACGTCGAGCTCGGCCGGATGAACGAGTGGGTGGCCTTCTACAACAAGGTCATGGGCTTCACGAACATGAAGGAGTTCGTGGGCGACGACATCGCGACCGAGTACTCGGCGCTGATGTCGAAGGTCGTCGCGGACGGCACCCTGAAGGTGAAGTTCCCGATCAACGAGCCGGCGATCGCGAAGAAGAAGTCGCAGATCGACGAGTACCTGGAGTTCTACGGCGGCGCCGGCGTCCAGCACATCGCGCTCGCGACGAACGACATCGTCCGCACCGTGCGGGCGATGCGGGCGGCCGGCGTGGAGTTCCTGAACACCCCGGACTCCTACTACGACACCCTCGGCGAGTGGGCGGGCGAGACCCGCGTCCCCGTCGAGATCCTGCGCGAGCTCAAGATCCTCGTCGACCGCGACGAGGACGGCTACCTGCTGCAGATCTTCACGAAGCCGGTCCAGGACCGCCCGACGGTCTTCTTCGAGATGATCGAGCGCCACGGGTCGATGGGCTTCGGCAAGGGCAACTTCAAGGCCCTGTTCGAGGCGATCGAGCGGGAGCAGGAGAAGCGGGGCAACCTCTAA
- a CDS encoding tetratricopeptide repeat protein has product MDPMRDASVSQERQRQAAPPVTFTGRKTLVAAAALVVLIAGALVIRPARTGDDARPPGPSERARAAVGMGAPAAAVDLSALVADREKWVAEHPDDEGSWAVLGSAYLEQARRTADAAWYPKAEGALKRSLELRPAEKGNFDAMTGMGALANARRDFGTGKKWGELVRAQAPKRWTAYPVLVDAYGGLGDYKAAEKAMESLVDLRPGLAAFTKASQVYRDRGWREDAAMSMEHAGGAAKAPAEKAYVLFRLGELAWERGDDAEALKQYEAALRTDPGQAAALGGRARVLAALGRGGEAVRDYRLALGRAALPALSLELGELLESLGRGEEAKAVYDGLAAQAARSGVNEELVLGRFEADHGDPGAAVRRLTAEWARHKSLPVADALGWALHKTGDDTAALEYAKKATEQGLRLAEFSYHRAVIERGLGDEAGARRHLEETMRTNPRFSPVRGPLAKAALASIGKPPSGGPENMQPTTPWVAPELPKAKPVPRPKAVPKPKAKP; this is encoded by the coding sequence ATGGACCCTATGCGCGACGCATCCGTCTCTCAGGAGAGGCAGCGGCAGGCTGCCCCGCCCGTGACCTTCACCGGCCGCAAGACGCTCGTGGCGGCGGCGGCCCTGGTGGTCCTGATCGCCGGGGCCCTGGTGATCCGGCCGGCCCGCACGGGCGACGACGCGCGCCCGCCGGGGCCCAGCGAGCGGGCCCGGGCGGCGGTCGGCATGGGTGCTCCGGCGGCGGCGGTGGACCTGTCGGCGCTGGTCGCCGACCGGGAGAAGTGGGTCGCGGAGCACCCGGACGACGAGGGCTCGTGGGCGGTGCTCGGATCGGCGTACCTGGAGCAGGCCCGGCGGACGGCCGATGCCGCCTGGTACCCGAAGGCGGAGGGCGCCCTGAAGCGCTCGCTGGAGCTGCGCCCGGCGGAGAAGGGCAACTTCGACGCGATGACGGGCATGGGCGCGCTGGCCAACGCCCGGCGGGACTTCGGGACCGGGAAGAAGTGGGGCGAGCTCGTACGGGCGCAGGCGCCGAAGCGGTGGACGGCGTACCCGGTGCTCGTGGACGCGTACGGCGGTCTCGGGGACTACAAGGCCGCCGAGAAGGCGATGGAGAGCCTGGTGGACCTGCGGCCGGGGCTGGCGGCCTTCACGAAGGCCTCGCAGGTGTACCGGGACCGGGGCTGGCGCGAGGACGCGGCCATGTCCATGGAGCACGCGGGGGGCGCGGCGAAGGCCCCGGCGGAGAAGGCCTACGTACTGTTCCGGCTCGGGGAGCTGGCGTGGGAGCGCGGTGACGACGCGGAGGCGCTGAAGCAGTACGAGGCCGCGCTGCGCACCGATCCGGGCCAGGCGGCGGCGCTGGGCGGCCGGGCGCGGGTGCTGGCGGCGCTGGGCCGCGGCGGTGAGGCCGTACGGGACTACCGGCTGGCGCTGGGCCGGGCCGCGTTGCCGGCGCTGTCGCTGGAGCTGGGCGAGCTGCTGGAGTCGCTGGGCCGGGGCGAGGAGGCGAAGGCGGTGTACGACGGGCTGGCGGCGCAGGCCGCCCGGAGCGGGGTGAACGAGGAGCTGGTCCTGGGCCGCTTCGAGGCGGACCACGGCGACCCGGGCGCGGCCGTACGGCGCCTCACGGCGGAGTGGGCCCGGCACAAGAGCCTGCCGGTGGCGGACGCGCTGGGCTGGGCGCTGCACAAGACGGGCGACGACACGGCGGCGCTGGAGTACGCGAAGAAGGCCACGGAGCAGGGGCTGCGGCTCGCGGAGTTCTCCTACCACCGGGCGGTGATCGAGCGGGGCCTGGGCGACGAGGCGGGGGCGCGGCGGCACCTGGAGGAGACGATGCGGACGAACCCGCGCTTCTCCCCGGTACGCGGACCCCTGGCGAAGGCGGCCCTGGCGTCGATCGGCAAGCCCCCGTCGGGCGGCCCGGAGAACATGCAGCCCACCACCCCGTGGGTGGCCCCGGAACTCCCGAAGGCGAAGCCGGTGCCCAGGCCGAAGGCGGTGCCCAAGCCGAAGGCGAAGCCGTAG
- a CDS encoding FAD-binding oxidoreductase codes for MADEVDDGSRTLHALLLEGLPPEALLTDPQVTASYSTDMASFCAAGTPAAVVLPRTVEQVQHVMRTAHALRVPVVPQGARTGLSGAANASDGCVVLSLVKMDRILEIDTVDRIAVVEPGVVNAVLSRAVAERGLHYPPDPSSWEQCTIGGNIGTAAGGLCCVKYGVTAEYVLGLDVVLADGRLLRTGRRTAKGVAGYDLTRLFVGSEGSLGVVVRAVLALRPAPPRQLALAAEFPSAAAACAAVCAVMEAGLTPSLLELMDRTTVRAVNALGKMGLPDTTEALLLAAFDTPHAPEDLAAVGALCTAAGASAVVPAEDAAESELLLQARRMALPALEALRPATMIDDVCVPRTRLAEMLDGTAAIARTHDLLIGVCAHAGDGNTHPIVCFDPADEDETRRARASFEEIMALGLELGGTITGEHGVGVLKKEWLARELGPVGLEMQRAVKHAFDPEGLLNPGKLF; via the coding sequence ATGGCTGACGAAGTTGACGATGGCTCACGCACGCTCCACGCGCTGCTCCTGGAAGGCCTCCCGCCCGAGGCCCTGCTGACGGACCCCCAGGTGACCGCCTCCTACTCCACCGACATGGCGAGCTTCTGCGCGGCCGGCACCCCGGCCGCCGTGGTCCTGCCCCGGACCGTCGAACAGGTCCAGCACGTGATGCGCACCGCCCACGCGCTGCGCGTGCCCGTGGTCCCCCAAGGAGCCCGTACGGGCCTGTCGGGCGCGGCCAACGCCTCCGACGGCTGCGTCGTGCTGTCCCTCGTGAAGATGGACCGGATCCTGGAGATCGACACCGTCGACCGGATCGCCGTCGTCGAACCGGGCGTCGTCAACGCCGTCCTCTCGCGCGCCGTCGCCGAGCGCGGCCTGCACTACCCGCCGGACCCCTCCAGCTGGGAGCAGTGCACCATCGGCGGGAACATCGGCACCGCCGCCGGCGGTCTGTGCTGCGTCAAGTACGGGGTCACCGCCGAGTACGTGCTGGGCCTCGACGTGGTCCTCGCCGACGGCCGGCTCCTGCGGACCGGCCGGCGCACCGCCAAGGGCGTCGCGGGGTACGACCTCACCCGCCTGTTCGTCGGCTCCGAAGGCAGCCTCGGCGTCGTCGTCCGGGCCGTCCTCGCCCTGCGCCCGGCACCGCCCCGCCAGCTCGCGCTGGCCGCCGAGTTCCCCTCCGCCGCGGCCGCCTGCGCGGCCGTCTGCGCCGTCATGGAGGCCGGACTGACGCCCTCGCTGCTGGAGCTGATGGACCGTACGACCGTCCGCGCCGTCAACGCGCTCGGCAAGATGGGCCTGCCCGACACCACCGAGGCCCTGCTGCTCGCCGCCTTCGACACCCCGCACGCGCCCGAGGACCTGGCCGCCGTGGGGGCGCTGTGCACCGCCGCCGGGGCGAGCGCCGTCGTACCGGCCGAGGACGCGGCGGAGTCCGAACTGCTCCTCCAGGCGCGCCGGATGGCCCTGCCCGCCCTGGAGGCCCTGCGGCCCGCGACGATGATCGACGACGTGTGCGTACCGCGGACGCGGCTCGCCGAGATGCTGGACGGGACCGCCGCCATCGCCCGTACGCACGACCTGCTCATCGGGGTCTGCGCGCATGCCGGCGACGGGAACACCCACCCCATCGTCTGCTTCGACCCCGCCGACGAGGACGAGACCCGGCGGGCCCGCGCGTCCTTCGAGGAGATCATGGCGCTGGGACTCGAACTGGGCGGGACCATCACGGGGGAGCACGGGGTCGGCGTCCTGAAGAAGGAGTGGCTCGCCCGCGAACTCGGCCCGGTGGGACTGGAGATGCAGCGCGCCGTCAAGCACGCCTTCGATCCGGAGGGGCTGCTCAACCCGGGCAAGCTCTTCTGA
- a CDS encoding SsgA family sporulation/cell division regulator codes for MQHPVVERELELKLVLSPERSVPVPARLLYLTDDPYAVHITFHTGSSTPVNWTFARELLVEGVFRPCGHGDVRIWPTKVGQQAVLCMALSSPDGDALLEAPAVSVSAWLERTLRIVPPGTEADRLGLDAALAELLAPTPADELWMRDPWPSDESADGDL; via the coding sequence ATGCAGCACCCCGTCGTCGAGCGCGAGCTGGAACTGAAGCTGGTCCTGTCCCCCGAGCGCAGCGTGCCCGTCCCCGCCCGCCTGCTGTACCTGACGGACGACCCGTACGCCGTGCACATCACCTTCCACACCGGCTCCAGCACCCCGGTCAACTGGACCTTCGCCCGCGAGCTGCTGGTCGAGGGGGTGTTCCGTCCGTGCGGCCACGGAGACGTGCGGATCTGGCCCACGAAGGTCGGCCAGCAGGCCGTCCTGTGCATGGCCCTCAGCTCGCCCGACGGCGACGCCCTGCTGGAGGCCCCCGCCGTGTCGGTGTCGGCCTGGCTGGAGCGGACCCTGCGGATCGTGCCGCCCGGCACCGAGGCCGACCGGCTCGGCCTGGACGCGGCGCTGGCCGAGCTGCTCGCCCCGACCCCGGCCGACGAGCTGTGGATGCGCGACCCGTGGCCGTCGGACGAGTCCGCGGACGGGGACCTGTGA
- a CDS encoding RDD family protein, with product MTASPGDGEHAAREGYYPDPSIPGYVRFWNGLNWVPGTSRPAAPADETGPVFLDQTGMSEALREPERAEHRPRPRPAPAPAPVPAPPSWPEPAGSAAAPAARSEVESWAESASRSDFGSWPAAGAGAADAAGDAGGYEPGYASGSEPGYESGYASGSEPGSAAAEWQADPLHQSGFGGPRDRRVSWGHEEEAAARPGGISLARPSVPAPTPHQAAAPAPAPLRAQAPGQFQAQAPLQAQAPAHAPAPAHRAAQDPAPAPARHSAPAPVSAALPAQASGSAAPGGLGILSAPSPVAAHAPAPARPGAPGADPEPVERVRRPERPAPAAPAEPARRAAPVERADRAERAGADVPPAPRPERTGRAVFERMAERAVRPAGLVRRATARLLDSLVYAAVATGVALPLVPGTTAHLEAKVDAARAAGRTTTVWLLDGTTGGSLGLVLGVVLLFGVFYEALPTARWGRTPGKKLLGVRVLATATLRPPRFGAALRRWLVYALLGLPGALWALADRQRRRTLHDRAARTYVAR from the coding sequence TTGACGGCCTCCCCTGGTGACGGCGAGCACGCGGCCCGCGAGGGCTACTACCCCGATCCGTCCATCCCCGGGTACGTCAGGTTCTGGAACGGCCTGAACTGGGTTCCCGGTACGAGCCGCCCCGCGGCCCCTGCCGACGAGACGGGTCCCGTGTTCCTCGACCAGACGGGCATGAGCGAGGCGCTGCGCGAGCCGGAACGGGCTGAACACAGACCGCGGCCCCGGCCCGCCCCGGCACCCGCCCCGGTACCCGCACCGCCGTCCTGGCCGGAGCCCGCGGGCTCCGCCGCGGCTCCGGCCGCGCGGTCGGAGGTGGAGTCCTGGGCGGAGTCCGCTTCGCGGTCGGACTTCGGGTCCTGGCCGGCGGCGGGGGCGGGGGCCGCGGACGCGGCCGGGGACGCGGGCGGATACGAGCCCGGATACGCGTCCGGATCCGAGCCCGGATACGAGTCGGGATACGCGTCGGGGTCCGAGCCCGGGTCCGCGGCCGCGGAATGGCAGGCCGACCCGCTCCACCAGTCCGGCTTCGGCGGGCCGCGCGACCGCCGGGTGTCCTGGGGGCACGAGGAGGAGGCCGCGGCCCGCCCCGGCGGGATCTCCCTGGCCCGCCCGTCGGTACCGGCCCCCACTCCGCACCAGGCAGCGGCACCGGCACCGGCACCACTACGAGCCCAGGCGCCCGGACAGTTCCAGGCCCAGGCGCCGCTCCAGGCGCAGGCGCCGGCTCACGCCCCGGCGCCGGCCCACCGCGCGGCTCAGGACCCGGCCCCGGCCCCGGCCCGGCACTCGGCCCCGGCCCCCGTGTCGGCCGCCCTGCCCGCGCAGGCGTCCGGCTCCGCCGCCCCGGGCGGGCTCGGCATCCTGTCGGCGCCCTCCCCGGTCGCGGCCCATGCCCCCGCTCCCGCGCGGCCCGGCGCTCCGGGTGCGGACCCGGAGCCGGTGGAACGCGTACGGCGCCCGGAGCGCCCCGCCCCGGCCGCCCCGGCGGAGCCCGCCCGGCGCGCGGCCCCCGTAGAGCGGGCCGACCGTGCGGAGCGGGCCGGGGCCGACGTGCCCCCGGCTCCGCGTCCCGAGCGGACCGGACGCGCGGTGTTCGAGCGGATGGCGGAGCGGGCCGTGCGCCCCGCCGGGCTCGTGCGCCGCGCGACCGCCCGGCTGCTGGACTCCCTCGTGTACGCCGCCGTCGCGACCGGGGTGGCGCTGCCCCTCGTGCCGGGGACGACCGCGCACCTCGAGGCCAAGGTGGACGCCGCCCGGGCGGCCGGCCGGACCACCACCGTGTGGCTGCTGGACGGGACCACCGGCGGCTCGCTGGGCCTCGTGCTCGGCGTCGTCCTCCTCTTCGGCGTCTTCTACGAGGCCCTGCCCACCGCCCGTTGGGGCCGCACCCCGGGCAAGAAGCTGCTCGGCGTACGGGTCCTGGCCACCGCCACGCTCCGCCCGCCCCGCTTCGGCGCGGCGCTGCGCCGCTGGCTCGTGTACGCCCTCCTGGGCCTCCCGGGGGCCCTGTGGGCCCTCGCGGACCGGCAGCGGCGCCGGACCCTCCACGACCGCGCCGCACGCACGTACGTGGCCCGCTAG
- a CDS encoding RDD family protein, which produces MSTDQPPPGQPPEDDPFLKKPQEPTPPPSGGSPYGSPPAGAGGAFPPPPPGGGGGYPPPPPPGGGGYPPPPPPYGGGGNDPYGGGGGGYGMPDPLAGMPPLADFGKRLAARVIDLLIIAVPLFVIQLFAGDRNRYTVKTNEGEDVTEVITKSYSGSGLIMTLISIVAYVGYDWWFVKKNGQTLGKKWMGLRVAMLNDGSVPQSNAALSRAAVLWLPTLICCFCLWPIALVISMLVDKPYKQGLHDKVAKTVVVQAA; this is translated from the coding sequence ATGAGCACCGACCAGCCGCCGCCGGGCCAGCCGCCCGAGGACGACCCGTTCCTCAAGAAGCCCCAGGAACCGACGCCTCCGCCGTCGGGTGGTTCGCCGTACGGCTCACCGCCCGCAGGCGCCGGCGGGGCCTTCCCGCCTCCGCCGCCCGGAGGCGGCGGGGGCTACCCGCCGCCGCCCCCGCCCGGGGGAGGCGGCTACCCGCCCCCGCCGCCCCCGTACGGCGGAGGCGGCAACGACCCGTACGGCGGTGGTGGGGGCGGCTACGGCATGCCCGACCCGCTCGCCGGGATGCCGCCGCTCGCCGACTTCGGCAAGCGGCTCGCCGCGCGCGTCATCGACCTGCTGATCATCGCCGTCCCGCTGTTCGTCATCCAGCTCTTCGCCGGTGACCGCAACCGCTACACGGTGAAGACGAACGAGGGCGAGGACGTCACCGAGGTCATCACCAAGTCCTACAGCGGCAGCGGACTGATCATGACGCTGATCTCGATCGTCGCGTACGTCGGCTACGACTGGTGGTTCGTCAAGAAGAACGGCCAGACCCTCGGCAAGAAGTGGATGGGCCTGCGCGTCGCGATGCTCAACGACGGCAGCGTCCCGCAGTCCAACGCCGCCCTCTCCCGCGCCGCCGTGCTCTGGCTGCCGACGCTGATCTGCTGCTTCTGCCTGTGGCCGATCGCGCTCGTCATCTCGATGCTCGTCGACAAGCCCTACAAGCAGGGTCTGCACGACAAGGTGGCCAAGACCGTGGTGGTCCAAGCCGCGTAG